The following are encoded in a window of Scophthalmus maximus strain ysfricsl-2021 chromosome 6, ASM2237912v1, whole genome shotgun sequence genomic DNA:
- the padi2 gene encoding protein-arginine deiminase type-2 isoform X2 — protein MSHSRTLRVDCGKATGVLCVVGSVLDVNVSRAAPASSRFFSVKCTPTVQYSISPQPQQPSHLAPIPLNGHSLLLITMSRASEHQNESKLAVQYYGEKKELLGRALLHLIAVEISLDVDADRDGVVDKNNPNKGVWKWGPDGHGAILLVNCDSERRFWKKQDSEQDYISKVSDLKDMSVMVLRTKGPATLPEGYKLTMHISQGHADRVRVFRSKSPVDKNATPGNFVFTSPMTNYPLVLSSKVLSQEVPYLGGETEMNFYVEALRFPDKDFDGLISINLSVLEPICKGIPETPIFTDKVEFRVAPWIMTPNTLNPLEVLVCSTSDNYKFLKGMRSLVAESGYKLKICHEYVNRGDRWMQDELEFGYIDSPHQRFPVVLDSPRDGKLQDFPYDELLGPDFGYVTRVAEREDVSSLDSFGNLEVSPPVTVNGRNYPLGRIIIGVAFPTATKGRNMTKVVQDFLWAQKVQEPIALFSDWLVVGHVDEFMTFVPAPDRKRFRLLLASPDAGYKLFRGLRNSGHGQAKLFEGLDDGEATTVDDILGDGGLKTQNNYVQSCIDWNRDVLKRELGLDEEDIIDLPILFKLVKGEKSEELRAVAYYPDLVNMIVLGKNLGIPKPFGPKVNGRCALEAEMCSLMEGLDLRCTFIDNYASYHKLLGEVHCGSNVRREPFDFKWWNLEM, from the exons ATGTCTCACTCCCGGACTCTCAGAGTCGATTGCGGCAAAGCGACAGGTGTCCTGTGCGTGGTCGGCTCGGTGCTCGACGTGAACGTGAGCAG GGCTGCCCCCGCCAGCTCCAGGTTCTTCTCTGTGAAGTGCACTCCGACTGTTCAGTACAGCATCAGCCCCCAGCCCCAGCAGCCGTCGCACCTCGCCCCCATCCCTCTCAATGGACACTCGCTGCTGCTCATCACCATGAGCCGCGCCAGTGaacatcaaaatgaaagcaag CTGGCTGTCCAGTACTATGGGGAGAAAAAGGAGCTCTTGGGAAGAGCACTCTTGCACCTGATAGCTGTTG AGATCTCTCTGGATGTGGATGCTGACAGAGACGGTGTCGTGGACAAAAACAACCCTAATAAG GGCGTCTGGAAATGGGGTCCTGACGGGCACGGAGCCATCCTACTGGTCAACTGTGACTCAGAGCGCCGCTTCTGGAAGAAACAGGACTCTGAGCAGGACTACATCTCCAAAGTGTCAG ATCTGAAGGACATGTCCGTCATGGTGCTGCGGACCAAGGGCCCCGCCACGCTCCCAGAGGGCTACAAGCTCACCATGCACATCTCCCAGGGCCACGCAGACAGAGTGAGAGTCTTCAGGTCCAAAAGCCCCGTGGACAAAAACGCCACTC CGGGGAACTTCGTCTTCACGTCCCCAATGACGAACTATCCGCTGGTGCTCAGCAGCAAGGTCCTGTCACAGGAAGTGCCTTACCTCGGGGGCGAAACGGAGATGAACTTTTATGTGGAGGCCCTCAGGTTTCCTGACAAGGACTTTGATGGCCTCATCAGCATCAACCTCAGTGTATTGGAGCCCATCTGTAAA GGGATCCCTGAGACGCCCATTTTCACAGACAAAGTGGAGTTCAGAGTGGCTCCCTGGATCATGACACCCAACACCTTGAACCCTTTGGAGGTGCTTGTGTGCAG CACGTCCGATAACTACAAGTTCCTGAAAGGAATGCGGAGCCTCGTCGCGGAGAGCGGGTACAAGCTGAAGATTTGCCACGAGTACGTGAACAGAGGAGATCGTTGGATGCAG GACGAACTGGAGTTTGGTTACATTGACTCGCCTCATCAGCGGTTCCCCGTTGTTCTGGATTCCCCCCGAGATGGAAAACTCCAGGACTTTCCATATGATGAGCTGCTG GGGCCCGACTTCGGCTATGTGACGAGGGTGGCCGAGAGGGAGGACGTGAGCAGTCTGGACTCATTCGGTAATCTGGAGGTTAGTCCTCCGGTTACTGTGAATGGAAGAAACTACCCCCTGGGCAGAATCATCATTGGAGTGGCCTTCCCCAC GGCAACCAAAGGACGCAACATGACCAAAGTAGTCCAAGACTTCCTGTGGGCCCAGAAGGTCCAGGAGCCCATCGCCCTGTTTTCCGACTGGCTCGTTGTCGGCCACGTAGACGAATTCATGACTTTCGTTCCTGCGCCAGACAGAAAG CGCTTCCGCCTGCTGCTCGCCAGCCCAGACGCAGGCTACAAGCTATTCAGAGGCTTGCGGAACAGCGGCCACGGACAAGCAAAGCTGTTTGAGG GTCTGGACGACGGAGAAGCAACAACGGTGGACGATATTCTTGGTGACGGCGGTCTGAAGACTCAAAATAACTACGTACAG AGCTGCATCGACTGGAACAGGGACGTGCTGAAGAGAGAGCTGGGCCTGGACGAGGAGGACATCATTGACCTGCCCATCCTTTTCAAGTTGGTGAAGGGGGAGAAAAGTGAAGAGCTCAGAGCGGTGGCGTACTACCCCGACCTG GTGAACATGATTGTTCTGGGGAAAAACCTCGGCATCCCGAAGCCCTTCGGCCCCAAGGTGAACGGCCGCTGCGCGCTGGAGGCGGAGATGTGCTCCCTGATGGAGGGCCTGGACCTCCGCTGCACGTTCATCGACAACTACGCCTCCTACCACAAGCTGCTGGGCGAGGTGCACTGCGGCTCCAACGTCCGCAGGGAGCCCTTCGACTTCAAGTGGTGGAACCTGGAGATGTGA
- the padi2 gene encoding protein-arginine deiminase type-2 isoform X1 encodes MFQQTAQTTIPAFLTRRKTGRSDFHRTCRLDAGKPQGYLHVVGTTLEANLDRAAPASSRFFSVKCTPTVQYSISPQPQQPSHLAPIPLNGHSLLLITMSRASEHQNESKLAVQYYGEKKELLGRALLHLIAVEISLDVDADRDGVVDKNNPNKGVWKWGPDGHGAILLVNCDSERRFWKKQDSEQDYISKVSDLKDMSVMVLRTKGPATLPEGYKLTMHISQGHADRVRVFRSKSPVDKNATPGNFVFTSPMTNYPLVLSSKVLSQEVPYLGGETEMNFYVEALRFPDKDFDGLISINLSVLEPICKGIPETPIFTDKVEFRVAPWIMTPNTLNPLEVLVCSTSDNYKFLKGMRSLVAESGYKLKICHEYVNRGDRWMQDELEFGYIDSPHQRFPVVLDSPRDGKLQDFPYDELLGPDFGYVTRVAEREDVSSLDSFGNLEVSPPVTVNGRNYPLGRIIIGVAFPTATKGRNMTKVVQDFLWAQKVQEPIALFSDWLVVGHVDEFMTFVPAPDRKRFRLLLASPDAGYKLFRGLRNSGHGQAKLFEGLDDGEATTVDDILGDGGLKTQNNYVQSCIDWNRDVLKRELGLDEEDIIDLPILFKLVKGEKSEELRAVAYYPDLVNMIVLGKNLGIPKPFGPKVNGRCALEAEMCSLMEGLDLRCTFIDNYASYHKLLGEVHCGSNVRREPFDFKWWNLEM; translated from the exons ATGTTCCAACAAACGGCACAGACCACCATCCCTGCTTTCTTGACGAGGAGGAAAACGGGACGCTCGGACTTTCACCGGACATGTCGCCTGGACGCGGGGAAACCGCAGGGTTACCTCCACGTCGTCGGCACCACTTTGGAGGCGAACCTGGACAG GGCTGCCCCCGCCAGCTCCAGGTTCTTCTCTGTGAAGTGCACTCCGACTGTTCAGTACAGCATCAGCCCCCAGCCCCAGCAGCCGTCGCACCTCGCCCCCATCCCTCTCAATGGACACTCGCTGCTGCTCATCACCATGAGCCGCGCCAGTGaacatcaaaatgaaagcaag CTGGCTGTCCAGTACTATGGGGAGAAAAAGGAGCTCTTGGGAAGAGCACTCTTGCACCTGATAGCTGTTG AGATCTCTCTGGATGTGGATGCTGACAGAGACGGTGTCGTGGACAAAAACAACCCTAATAAG GGCGTCTGGAAATGGGGTCCTGACGGGCACGGAGCCATCCTACTGGTCAACTGTGACTCAGAGCGCCGCTTCTGGAAGAAACAGGACTCTGAGCAGGACTACATCTCCAAAGTGTCAG ATCTGAAGGACATGTCCGTCATGGTGCTGCGGACCAAGGGCCCCGCCACGCTCCCAGAGGGCTACAAGCTCACCATGCACATCTCCCAGGGCCACGCAGACAGAGTGAGAGTCTTCAGGTCCAAAAGCCCCGTGGACAAAAACGCCACTC CGGGGAACTTCGTCTTCACGTCCCCAATGACGAACTATCCGCTGGTGCTCAGCAGCAAGGTCCTGTCACAGGAAGTGCCTTACCTCGGGGGCGAAACGGAGATGAACTTTTATGTGGAGGCCCTCAGGTTTCCTGACAAGGACTTTGATGGCCTCATCAGCATCAACCTCAGTGTATTGGAGCCCATCTGTAAA GGGATCCCTGAGACGCCCATTTTCACAGACAAAGTGGAGTTCAGAGTGGCTCCCTGGATCATGACACCCAACACCTTGAACCCTTTGGAGGTGCTTGTGTGCAG CACGTCCGATAACTACAAGTTCCTGAAAGGAATGCGGAGCCTCGTCGCGGAGAGCGGGTACAAGCTGAAGATTTGCCACGAGTACGTGAACAGAGGAGATCGTTGGATGCAG GACGAACTGGAGTTTGGTTACATTGACTCGCCTCATCAGCGGTTCCCCGTTGTTCTGGATTCCCCCCGAGATGGAAAACTCCAGGACTTTCCATATGATGAGCTGCTG GGGCCCGACTTCGGCTATGTGACGAGGGTGGCCGAGAGGGAGGACGTGAGCAGTCTGGACTCATTCGGTAATCTGGAGGTTAGTCCTCCGGTTACTGTGAATGGAAGAAACTACCCCCTGGGCAGAATCATCATTGGAGTGGCCTTCCCCAC GGCAACCAAAGGACGCAACATGACCAAAGTAGTCCAAGACTTCCTGTGGGCCCAGAAGGTCCAGGAGCCCATCGCCCTGTTTTCCGACTGGCTCGTTGTCGGCCACGTAGACGAATTCATGACTTTCGTTCCTGCGCCAGACAGAAAG CGCTTCCGCCTGCTGCTCGCCAGCCCAGACGCAGGCTACAAGCTATTCAGAGGCTTGCGGAACAGCGGCCACGGACAAGCAAAGCTGTTTGAGG GTCTGGACGACGGAGAAGCAACAACGGTGGACGATATTCTTGGTGACGGCGGTCTGAAGACTCAAAATAACTACGTACAG AGCTGCATCGACTGGAACAGGGACGTGCTGAAGAGAGAGCTGGGCCTGGACGAGGAGGACATCATTGACCTGCCCATCCTTTTCAAGTTGGTGAAGGGGGAGAAAAGTGAAGAGCTCAGAGCGGTGGCGTACTACCCCGACCTG GTGAACATGATTGTTCTGGGGAAAAACCTCGGCATCCCGAAGCCCTTCGGCCCCAAGGTGAACGGCCGCTGCGCGCTGGAGGCGGAGATGTGCTCCCTGATGGAGGGCCTGGACCTCCGCTGCACGTTCATCGACAACTACGCCTCCTACCACAAGCTGCTGGGCGAGGTGCACTGCGGCTCCAACGTCCGCAGGGAGCCCTTCGACTTCAAGTGGTGGAACCTGGAGATGTGA